One genomic window of Pecten maximus chromosome 3, xPecMax1.1, whole genome shotgun sequence includes the following:
- the LOC117324035 gene encoding uncharacterized protein LOC117324035, translating to MSHYMRAEKKQFFRNPQDYIIRPLMRQRETGQLCDVVLRINGRVYHAHRAILALWSPYFLSMFTCEMREKSSREIDLTESLLLEDDSIFSNVLDYMYTGSLTVNVSNVDDILRVSDFLLLDDVKDYCQQFYLDLGNLDLSNCLRVKFLTENHNLLEVSEACQKIIESRFHDYLIHNDEILEIPPPYLFQLLEDPRTVHQTSYNELKRLITRWVDYCKESREMYKNDLCACIKLWVYDTGDNATTVLGQGIKQRDLSIFMQSSLSDAIRRDAEGHMSCMLKENVLHESISVNDTICPVLYTVICNQGMKFLRILVYSIYSQKWFQFPISSEKLSQMIPSRQTVCSLVAHRNCLYMYLCPSFPYPSDMLKINILVVDLLKGQPAVYSFRTADYYNPTYRTTLTNYRSVPPAVAVCGHNLYVIGNKEGAGNLFQCSLTNHQYKCHQIPGARFISLARAAVRNDRFIFLWFRHRTGPSEEFCIKKSVGFVMFDTKSKVFNSWEISPPEISYDDFVKPYMLCVRDDTVLIYHPGKPALVLDEVRCKWVTSLRKVPTPGLLTDNLTDMYGYQIQAATDNSIFILNNPAPYTTSLHEISEMYPQTIIHKPPPIDNISLVTFGYLTKSDLLELDTVELYDDAYANALQVTMRFSDPDTDDSGTTHSGHDTDNDFEYDDDIYDYDYDLDGEFGFSL from the coding sequence ATGTCTCATTACATGAGAGCAGAGAAGAAACAGTTCTTCAGGAATCCACAGGATTATATCATCAGGCCGTTGATGAGACAACGGGAGACGGGGCAGCTATGCGACGTCGTTCTCCGGATAAATGGAAGAGTATATCATGCACATCGTGCTATATTAGCACTATGGAGCCCATATTTTCTATCCATGTTTACCTGTGAAATGAGAGAGAAATCCTCACGAGAAATAGATCTGACAGAATCTCTCTTGCTAGAAGATGATTCCATATTCAGTAACGTGTTGGATTATATGTACACTGGGTCACTGACGGTCAATGTTTCCAATGTTGATGATATACTCAGAGTATCAGACTTTTTACTCTTAGATGACGTGAAAGATTACTGTCAACAGTTTTATCTTGACCTTGGTAACTTGGATCTGAGTAATTGTTTACGAGTGAAATTTCTTACTGAAAACCACAATTTACTTGAAGTAAGTGAAGCATGTCAAAAGATAATTGAATCTCGTTTCCACGACTACCTTATCCATAATGATGAAATTCTAGAAATTCCACCACCATACCTTTTCCAGTTGTTAGAGGATCCAAGAACAGTCCACCAGACAAGTTACAATGAGTTAAAAAGACTGATCACACGCTGGGTTGACTACTGTAAAGAAAGCAGGGAGATGTACAAGAATGATCTGTGTGCCTGTATCAAACTATGGGTATATGACACTGGGGACAATGCTACAACAGTTTTGGGACAAGGCATAAAGCAGCGGGACCTGTCCATCTTCATGCAGTCTTCTCTCTCGGATGCAATCAGAAGAGATGCTGAAGGACACATGTCATGCATGCTGAAAGAAAATGTTCTTCACGAGTCGATTAGTGTGAACGATACAATTTGTCCAGTTCTGTATACAGTGATTTGCAACCAAGGTATGAAATTCCTAAGAATTTTGGTCTATAGCATATACAGTCAGAAATGGTTTCAGTTTCCAATTAGCAGTGAGAAACTTTCTCAAATGATACCATCCAGACAAACAGTTTGTAGCCTTGTTGCCCACAGAAACTGcctttacatgtacctgtgtccAAGTTTCCCTTACCCCTCTGACATGTTAAAGATCAACATCTTGGTTGTTGACCTTCTGAAGGGGCAACCAGCAGTATACTCATTTCGCACTGCAGACTACTACAACCCAACATACCGAACAACCCTGACCAACTACCGCTCAGTGCCACCAGCCGTGGCAGTGTGTGGCCACAACCTCTATGTAATCGGCAACAAGGAAGGGGCAGGCAACTTGTTTCAGTGCAGTCTAACCAATCATCAGTATAAGTGTCATCAGATCCCTGGTGCCCGTTTCATCAGTCTAGCAAGAGCAGCTGTCCGAAATGACAGATTCATCTTTTTATGGTTCCGTCATCGCACTGGTCCTTCTGAGGAGTTCTGCATAAAAAAATCAGttggttttgtcatgtttgatacaaaatcaaaaGTGTTCAACTCCTGGGAGATCTCTCCTCCTGAGATTTCCTATGATGATTTTGTGAAGCCATACATGTTGTGTGTCCGAGATGACACAGTTCTCATCTACCACCCTGGCAAACCTGCACTTGTCTTAGATGAAGTCAGGTGTAAGTGGGTAACCTCCCTTCGCAAGGTGCCAACACCTGGATTACTCACTGATAATTTAACTGACATGTATGGATATCAAATACAGGCAGCCACCGACAACAGTATTTTCATACTCAACAACCCAGCACCATACACAACTTCGCTGCATGAGATCAGCGAGATGTATCCCCAAACCATCATCCACAAACCGCCCCCAATAGACAACATCTCCTTGGTGACCTTTGGCTATCTGACCAAGTCTGATCTACTGGAGCTGGACACTGTGGAGTTGTATGATGATGCCTATGCAAATGCTCTTCAGGTGACAATGCGATTCTCCGATCCAGACACGGACGATAGCGGTACTACTCACTCTGGGCATGATACAGACAATGACTTtgaatatgatgatgatatatatgattatgattatgatCTTGATGGAGAGTTTGGCTTTTCACTGTAA